The following are encoded together in the Melitaea cinxia chromosome 22, ilMelCinx1.1, whole genome shotgun sequence genome:
- the LOC123664453 gene encoding UDP-glucosyltransferase 2-like: MFPAPVLSHQMVFKALTQELAKKGHQVTVVTTFSVNDQKLDNYTEIDLTYIGMETRINLARKELNKVDLYNQFEITLETVSDLVPNMLKTTEMLNLIKHEKFDLILIEDCTKEALILSHLFKAPVIFISSFGGSFDTFETVGGVVHPILYPLAIKKRYRNLSTWEKISEIFHEYKLQKFYNKLLLKHDEINKKKYGPDTPTLRDLKNNVGMTFLNIHSVWDSNRPVPPNVIYLGGLHRVSHNELPKDLKSSLDSSIKGAIYVSFGSTADLSTFSNNISQIFISVFSKLPYDVYWRWNNTELTELPKNIRMSNWYPQSDLLQHPNIKLFITQGGLQSTDEAIAAGVPLIGLPILWDQWFNVDKYVHFKIGRQLNFETLTEDELRNAIETVMGDKEYYRNIIKLRSIMTDLPQNSLERAVWWTEYVLRNGAAHLRAPSANMSWIDYYDVKFVLFLSTIPITAIFITLVCLKMMFKLIIVNLRSRKNNNKEKTQ; encoded by the exons ATGTTTCCAGCGCCAGTTCTAAGTCACCAAATGGTATTTAAAGCATTAACGCAGGAACTAGCAAAGAAAGGTCATCAAGTGACAGTCGTTACAACTTTTTCCGTAAACGATCAGAAACTTGATAATTATACGGAAATTGATTTAACATACATCGGAATGGAAACAAGAATTAATTTGGCGAGGAAAGAGCTAAATAAAGTCGATTTGTATAATCAGTTTGAAATAACTTTGGAAACCGTTTCCGATTTGGTACCAAATATGTTGAAAACTACAGAAATGttaaatttgataaaacatGAAAAATTTGATCTGATACTTATTGAAGATTGCACTAAGGAAGCGTTGATTttatcacatttatttaaaGCTCCTGTCATATTTATCAGTTCTTTTGGTGGTAGTTTTGATACCTTTGAAACTGTCGGTGGTGTAGTTCATCCCATATTGTATCCCTTGGCGATAAAGAAACGTTACCGTAATCTCTCAACTTGGGAAAAGATTTCGGAAATATTTCACGAGtataaattacaaaagttttataataaactgcTATTGAAacatgatgaaataaataaaaaaaaatatgggccCGACACGCCTACGTTAAGAGATTTGAAGAATAATGTTGGAATgacgtttttaaatatacattctgTTTGGGATTCAAATCGGCCAGTTCCGCCAAACGTCATATATTTGGGTGGCTTGCATCGTGTATCACACAACGAATTACCAAAG GACCTGAAGTCGTCTTTAGATTCATCTATCAAGGGAGCAATATACGTTAGTTTCGGTTCCACAGCGGACTTGTCGACGTTTTCAAACAATATTTCTCAAATATTTATTAGCGTATTCTCGAAACTACCGTATGATGTTTATTGGAGATGGAATAACACAGAATTAACTGAGCTACCCAAGAACATTAGAATGTCGAATTGGTATCCGCAGTCTGATCTCCTGC AACATCCgaacatcaaattatttataacacaagGAGGTCTACAGTCAACTGACGAAGCGATAGCCGCTGGAGTACCTCTAATAGGACTACCTATCCTTTGGGATCAATGGTTCAACGTTGATAAATATGTTCACTTTAAAATTGGTCGGCAATTGAATTTTGAGACACTGACAGAGGATGAACTTAGAAATGCTATAGAAACTGTAATGGGTGATAAAGA GTATTACagaaacattataaaattacgtTCTATAATGACGGACTTACCTCAAAATTCTCTTGAGCGCGCTGTGTGGTGGACAGAATATGTTTTACGCAATGGAGCTGCGCACCTCCGAGCACCGAGTGCTAATATGTCCTGGATCGATTATTATGATgtcaaatttgttttatttttatcaactatACCAATCACGGCTATTTTTATAACACTAGTATGTTTAAAGATgatgtttaaacttataatcgTGAATTTAAGGTCaaggaaaaataataacaaagaaaaaactcaatga